A genomic window from Mauremys mutica isolate MM-2020 ecotype Southern unplaced genomic scaffold, ASM2049712v1 000298F_np12_obj, whole genome shotgun sequence includes:
- the TFE3 gene encoding LOW QUALITY PROTEIN: transcription factor E3 (The sequence of the model RefSeq protein was modified relative to this genomic sequence to represent the inferred CDS: deleted 2 bases in 1 codon) yields MSHGAGQGARDSDPQRGPPTVYVLLEGPRTAEAVQVLSLESLLPESGIVADIDLENVFSLAGDNFYELKSQPISGSPPAAPLQPPAPPAPGDPPGPSMSSSRVLLRQQLMRAQTQEQERREQQQAAQFLPPNSAPPTPAISVSSPLPRPSAQVPVEVLKVQTHLENPTRYHIQAAQRQQVKQYLSTTMGNKLAAQAVAGSSPGAPARSPQAASAPEPHSLPPRQQPASGPGSAPNSPMAMLHIGSNSEKEIDDVIDEIISLESSYNDEMLNYMSVDGGLQLPSTLPVAGNLLEIYSSPGLPDPTVPVSNSCPADLPNIKTEMSENEAKALMKERQKKDNHNLIERRRRFNINDRIKELGTLIPKSNDPEMRWNKGTILKASVDYIRKLQKEQQRSKEMELRQRKLEQANRSLQLRVQELEMQAQLHGLPLTSPAGLLPLGGSGEGAKPEGPGPPPFLGGPSCAPAPASSATCLLDLAFPSEELGDAGLGFPLGLGVDGGLEDILMEDGGPLSPLGASDPLLSSLSPGASKGSSRRSSFSMEEDS; encoded by the exons cctcgaGTCTTTGCTCCCCGAGTCGGGCATCGTCGCGGACATTGACTTAGAGAACGTCTTCTCCTTGGCCGGGGACAACTTCTACGAGCTGAAAAGCCAGCCCATCTCCGGGAG ccccccggccGCCCCCCTGCAGCcgccggcccccccagccccaggggacccccccggccccagcatgTCGTCGTCGCGGGTGCTGCTGCGGCAGCAGCTGATGCGGGCGCAGACCCAGGAGCAGGAGCggcgggagcagcagcaggcggcccagttcctgccccccaactccgcgCCCCCCACTCCGGCCATCTCCgtcagcagccccctgccccgcccctccgcccAGGTCCCGGTGGAGGTGCTGAAG GTCCAGACCCACCTGGAGAACCCGACTCGGTACCACATCCAGGCGGCCCAGCGGCAGCAGGTCAAGCAATACCTCTCCACCACCATGGGCAACAAGCTGGCCGCCCAGGCCGtggccggctccagccccggggccCCCGCCCGCTCCCCCCAGGCTGCCTCGGCCCCCgagccccacagcctgcccccccGGCAGCAGCCCGCCTCGGGCCCCGGCAGCGCCCCCAACAGCCCCATGGCCATGCTGCACATCGGCTCCAACTCGGAGAAGGAG atcgATGATGTCATCGATGAGATCATCAGCCTGGAGTCCAGCTACAATGACGAGATGCTGAACTACATGTCCGTGGACGGggggctgcagctgcccagcacg CTGCCGGTGGCCGGGAACCTGCTGGAGATTTATAGCAGCCCGGGGCTCCCGGACCCAACCGTCCCGGTCAGCAACTCCTGCCCCGCCGACCTGCCCAACATCAAGACAGAGATGTCAG AGAATGAAGCCAAAGCGCTGATGAAGGAGAGGCAGAAGAAAGACAATCACAACCTGA TTGAAAGACGCAGACGCTTCAACATCAACGACCGAATCAAGGAGCTGGGAACCCTCATTCCCAAATCCAATGACCC GGAGATGCGCTGGAACAAAGGAACGATCCTGAAGGCCTCCGTGGATTACATCCGCAAGCTGCAGAAGGAGCAGCAG CGCTCCAAGGAGATGGAGCTGAGACAGCGCAAGCTGGAGCAAGCGAACCGCAGCCTGCAGCTCCGGGTGCAG GAACTGGAGATGCAAGCCCAGCTGCACGGCTTGCCCCTCACCTCGCCGGCAGGGCTACTGcccctggggggctctggggagggtgCCAAGCCGGAGGGCCCCGGACCCCCTCCATTCCTGGGGGGCCCCTCCTGCGCCCCGGCTCCCGCTTCTTCCGCCACCTGCCTCCTGGACCTGGCCTTCCCCTCGGAGGAGCTGGGGGACGCCGGGCTGGGCttccccctggggctgggggttgatGGGGGCCTGGAGGACATTCTCATGGAGGACGGGGGGCCCCTGTCGCCCCTGGGGGCCTCCGACCCCCTGCTCTCGTCCCTCTCCCCCGGCGCCTCCAAAGGCTCCAGCCGCCGCAGCAGCTTCAGCATGGAGGAGGATTCCTGA